The Misgurnus anguillicaudatus unplaced genomic scaffold, ASM2758022v2 HiC_scaffold_33, whole genome shotgun sequence genomic sequence gagtagttatacgagcaagtttggtggtacaaaataaaacgtagcgcttttctaagcggatttaaaagaggaactatattttatggcgtaatagcacttttgtgagtacgtcaactcggcgcagtaacaccctccctctcccattatgagagtgagaaggggagcggacttttcaggcgagtcgaagtactcccaataGTGCTATTACGCCTATATAGTtcctatatattttaaatccgcttagaaaagcgctacgttttattttgtaccaccaaacttgctcgtataactactcgtcttaaataggaaaaacgttgatgtgtttggtcacttctaactttatctctaaatggtacaattaaatgaatggggctaagctaaatgctatcgaagcgtcgcagcgcgctccagcgcttacgtgcacgcacacagatgatagagggatgtatcaacaattcttagttaaggtaataacatattttaatattgaaaatgagtagactattcctttaactggcgcagcccttCTTGAGTGGGGGGCTGGAAAAATTATGTACgccttaaaattaaaataacccTGGCCTTTTTGgatggtcttgttttaaagaagacactttaaagttaaatatatattataataaaaaattgttatatcattttacatgtattgtaataaataaaaataatgcaataacgtatatattttatacaaaaaatacagttttagtggttttaccaacaacggccactaggtgtcaacggtttgctgcatactcttgtcacaaattaatacattactgtcactgcattactATTAATGcttaaaggttttgaaatatgaaaatatgaacatatttacaacaatatataattttttcgtAACATATTCAAATAAATTGACATgcaaatattgaagtaaactcagGTGTCGCACTCACAGGGTAGCAGCAGTTAagagattaaaattaaattgataTTTTCAACACTGACTTTTGCAAATCATATCAATCATTTACTCCTATGTAAAGAAGAACACATCTCAATTCATGTAGCATTGGATCTTCTGAATGTTTGAGATGACAATCCTGAAGTTATTACTCACCAAACTGAGTCTTACAGAAGTTCTGATGGATCTCCGACTCTGCATCTGAGTCTGGAGTGCAAACCTCACAGATAGCAGAACCTGAATGACACAATAAACCCAAAGAATCATCACAAAACCAGTCTGAGAAACCCAATGAAAGGTCAGCAAATGAAAGACACCTTGTGGTACCTTCACTAAAGGACACATTCACCTTCACCATTCCTAACAGGTGCAATGATCTCCTAAACTCTGTTCGGTCAGCGGCATCTCTCACAACATCCAAAAACATCTAAAACACATCTCTCTTCTGTGAGACAAGAACATGTTGTTGAAAGGCATgcctataaaaaaataaatggccTCTCTTCATACGGGTTATGTTTCTAATGATCGGTGAAAACTTTGGTGTAAGCTGTCAGGGACTTGCACGGCACTTCTACAACTCACTTTTGTAAGTCATTtaggataaaagcatttgcttAATGTGTGAAAAGATAGACAGTTTTCTGTATCTCTAGCCTTCTGCATTTCATATACATGAtacaaaaatatgcaaatatcTATTTCATCGCTTGTACTGAGTCATTTTGGACTAAAATCTTCACTCAAGCCAATgatatttaatgcattttaaaactgtgtcatgagtagggatgggacgatcACCGGTTTCATGATTAACCaagataaaatgtcctgacggttagtgttataatttaaaattgaattatcattacaaccgagtttgattaccgtgattttgaaaactcgcggtaaatcctgtccacCCAGAATTAGTTTGACGCAGGCGCGCgcatgcaacatagttttttgcacaagaaagcacactgcaaaaaaaatcttagtatttttgtcttgttttttagtaaaaaaatctaaaaattcttaaattaagatgctttttcttgatgagcaaaacgacacaagaaaataagtcaagtttttagaccaaaaataccaaatttaagtgattttgtgcataaaacaagctaaaaaatctGTCACTgatgtaagcaaaaaatcttaaacatttttcttaaacactaaattcaagaaaaattcaataaaaatgtgcttaccccattggcagatattttttttttgctcgttttatgcacaaaatcacttaaatttgatatttttggtctaaaaactagactattttcttgggtcgttttgctcatcaagaaaaagcatcttcatttaagaatttttagatatttttgcatttaaggAATATTGTATTCATTCCcggtaaacttattagacagattttttttgttaccacagaaataatttcacggacatgaaatattaaattgtgattttcaaaaataaaacttgtttaaatgttttcagtgtgtttatcaggttttttttacatttccatctcattttaacaaaacaatgATAATATTGATTACcatgataactttggtcactataatcatgatatgcaATTTTCATACCATCCCATCCCTAGTCATGAGCCAGATGAAAGTTCCTGACAAGCTGTAGTTTGCAACCCCTTTGGTCTAAAAGTGAAGACATGTAGTAAGCACATCATGAAGATATAACTTATTTGGTTCAAAGTGTTTGTTATTAAGTTAAATGTATCTACACCAATACATGTGTATATTCTGCTTtgttttttagttattttttattaatttttaacattatttataattaaCTCCTTACGAGTCCGTAAAGTTGAAAATGAATTGTGAATGTAAACtgatttaaacttaaaaattttagTGCATCAAGGAATATTTGTTACAGATGGTCACAACATACCAAAGAATACCACATGATTCTCTTTAAACTGACAGAAGTcagagaaaataataataataataataaatcacagCAAAAGGAACCAGTTTGTAATATATTAAAGCAGTTTTTTTATGtagagtttttttattttgtataaaaagtaTCAAGTGATTTCAGACCTTTGGGTAGATCGGTGGTCTCGGTGTTCTGCTCTTTCTCTCCAGGGACACAAAGGTCCGATCCATCAGGAAAGCGGCTGCAGTTGAACATCTCTGGCCACGGGAATCCGAACGCGCTCATGACCGGCAGGCACGCGTCCCGCACGGATACGCAGAGACTCCGACAAGGACGCACCGGTGCCGCGAGCTCCGGTAAACACACGGGCGCGAAGAGAGCGCACAGGAACCTGCGCGCGTCCCGGTGGCAGTGTTTCCCGAGTAGTGGAGTCCAGGAGGCGGATTGCTGCTGCGCTTCTCTCGGGCTCTCGTGACCCAGCAGGTTCGGCACCCGCATCTCCTGGTAACCGATACCGGAGCACAAGACCATCGTGTTCGGCACCGGTTTACATACGGAGCGCGCGGGGTTTGATATCACaccatcatcttcatcatcagcTCTAGACAGACAACAAACCGACGACAACAACAAAACACTTAAGAGAGAATAAACATCCATCCTGGAGACACGTGCGCTCACAAACGAGAAAAAGTGGGCGCGCGCGCGCTCGTGCATGTGTAATGAAAGTCGTCTGGCGTCTCTTTCACATCCTGTGAATGAAATCCAGCAGGAGTTTTATTACCAGCAGTAAAGCGTCAGAGGCGTCAGTCTGAGTGTTTGTCTCCTCTAATTCGTGccattattttttactttagcACTGTAATGAAATAAGTGCTGTGATATCATAGTGCTCAGAAGAGCAG encodes the following:
- the LOC129438760 gene encoding secreted frizzled-related protein 2 isoform X2 produces the protein MVLCSGIGYQEMRVPNLLGHESPREAQQQSASWTPLLGKHCHRDARRFLCALFAPVCLPELAAPVRPCRSLCVSVRDACLPVMSAFGFPWPEMFNCSRFPDGSDLCVPGEKEQNTETTDLPKGSAICEVCTPDSDAESEIHQNFCKTQFAFRLRIGSSAVIGADVRVVPQGRSRVLRWKAGPQEQQAAMDQSALWLMEGHKCSCQALEGKLIGSYIALGDMQDGRMALRRLIKWSRDEKELKKFIRTLMRRDC
- the LOC129438760 gene encoding secreted frizzled-related protein 2 isoform X1, translated to MHERARAHFFSFVSARVSRMDVYSLLSVLLLSSVCCLSRADDEDDGVISNPARSVCKPVPNTMVLCSGIGYQEMRVPNLLGHESPREAQQQSASWTPLLGKHCHRDARRFLCALFAPVCLPELAAPVRPCRSLCVSVRDACLPVMSAFGFPWPEMFNCSRFPDGSDLCVPGEKEQNTETTDLPKGSAICEVCTPDSDAESEIHQNFCKTQFAFRLRIGSSAVIGADVRVVPQGRSRVLRWKAGPQEQQAAMDQSALWLMEGHKCSCQALEGKLIGSYIALGDMQDGRMALRRLIKWSRDEKELKKFIRTLMRRDC